In the Paenibacillus sp. FSL H7-0357 genome, one interval contains:
- a CDS encoding MFS transporter, producing METKVPVKEKIFFSGGLLGQNILYSFMSMYILFFYTDLLGIPATTASLILVVASIVDACLDPVMGMITDKTRTKWGKFRPYLLFAPFLIAAATVLCFWDFGGSSTLTLVIASISYLLWGMLYTVCDTPLWALSSVISKDPDERTLVVTLGKIGGTLGAVAVTIGGIQLLLAFGGERNTDAYLYSAILVAAIAAVSIFLTGLTSKERVTPSPGKISFKTNLQTIYKNKPLLALLASLLIINLINGIRQSIQLYYVIYVWGDAVYVTQVGISLVVGMLLGMVATPKLLRLFSKKKVFIASCLLGSLSCVIPYLFGDENRMFALVFFGISFFFSGMTIIVSTSMLLDTIDYSEWKLGFRGEGIVFSTNTFITKFSGAVSRIIIGTSLGFLNYVENQPVTPGLQHGLSFVMFILPALCFVAAIIPILFYTISDKQRDRILSDLEISRAL from the coding sequence ATGGAAACGAAAGTACCCGTCAAAGAAAAGATTTTTTTCTCCGGGGGATTGCTGGGCCAGAATATTCTATACAGCTTTATGTCGATGTACATTTTGTTCTTTTACACCGATTTATTAGGCATACCTGCTACCACGGCCAGTCTAATTCTGGTGGTAGCCAGCATAGTCGATGCCTGTCTTGATCCCGTAATGGGGATGATTACAGACAAGACCCGCACAAAATGGGGGAAATTCAGACCCTATCTGCTGTTCGCCCCGTTCCTTATCGCGGCTGCTACGGTTCTGTGTTTCTGGGATTTCGGAGGTTCCTCTACACTGACGTTAGTAATCGCCTCTATCTCCTATCTGTTATGGGGTATGTTGTATACCGTATGTGATACGCCGCTCTGGGCATTATCCTCTGTAATCTCCAAAGACCCCGATGAACGGACGCTGGTAGTTACCTTAGGAAAAATTGGCGGTACCCTCGGAGCCGTAGCCGTTACCATTGGTGGCATCCAGCTGCTGCTCGCCTTCGGCGGCGAAAGAAACACGGATGCTTACCTCTATTCCGCAATCCTCGTAGCCGCTATTGCGGCGGTCTCTATTTTCCTCACTGGATTAACCTCCAAAGAAAGAGTAACCCCTTCGCCCGGTAAGATTTCCTTTAAGACAAATCTTCAGACGATTTACAAAAATAAGCCTTTGCTGGCCCTGCTCGCCTCACTGCTGATTATCAATTTGATTAACGGCATCAGGCAGAGCATTCAATTGTATTATGTGATTTATGTCTGGGGGGATGCGGTGTATGTCACTCAGGTGGGGATCAGTCTTGTTGTGGGGATGCTGCTGGGAATGGTAGCCACTCCGAAATTGCTGAGGTTGTTTTCCAAGAAAAAGGTGTTTATCGCCTCTTGCCTTCTGGGCAGCTTATCCTGTGTTATTCCCTATCTGTTTGGGGACGAGAATAGGATGTTTGCACTTGTCTTCTTTGGGATCAGCTTCTTTTTTTCAGGGATGACCATCATTGTGAGCACATCCATGCTGCTGGATACGATTGACTATTCCGAATGGAAGCTGGGCTTCCGGGGGGAGGGTATTGTTTTTTCCACGAATACATTCATCACTAAATTCAGCGGAGCTGTCTCCAGAATCATCATCGGTACAAGCCTTGGATTCTTGAACTATGTTGAGAACCAGCCGGTAACCCCGGGTCTCCAGCATGGGCTCAGCTTTGTGATGTTCATCCTGCCGGCGCTTTGTTTTGTCGCTGCCATTATCCCTATCCTGTTCTATACTATTAGCGACAAGCAAAGAGATCGTATATTGTCCGATTTGGAAATTTCCCGAGCCTTATAA
- a CDS encoding PIG-L deacetylase family protein, producing the protein MDSSALHTLMAPPELTGCRKILCVQPHPDDNEVGMGGIIASFAEKDCEIHYLTVTNGDLGAEDEQLSHEEIAKIRRVELEAAGRMLGATEFHQLQHGDGTLDHVPSLAEEIAEIIRSVQPEALFCPDPWLAYEAHHDHIVVGKATAQAFLLAGLARYPKGTSTKPWQPQAIGFYFSSEPNTVIDITGTFEQKFAAMAQHRSQFSDELLALYRLYFAEKGRQLARDKDFEMGEGLKVLSPLHMHCFVDAKRI; encoded by the coding sequence ATGGATTCATCTGCATTGCATACCCTTATGGCCCCTCCCGAACTCACGGGATGCCGCAAAATATTATGTGTACAACCCCATCCGGACGACAATGAAGTCGGAATGGGCGGCATTATTGCCAGCTTCGCGGAAAAAGACTGCGAAATCCACTACCTGACCGTAACGAATGGTGACCTGGGGGCAGAAGATGAGCAGCTGTCGCATGAAGAGATTGCCAAGATCCGAAGAGTTGAGCTGGAGGCAGCGGGGAGAATGCTGGGCGCTACGGAGTTTCATCAGCTGCAGCATGGTGATGGCACACTGGATCATGTGCCTTCATTGGCCGAGGAAATCGCCGAAATCATTCGATCCGTACAACCCGAAGCCCTCTTCTGCCCCGATCCGTGGCTGGCCTATGAAGCGCATCACGATCATATCGTTGTTGGCAAGGCAACGGCACAGGCTTTTCTCCTGGCAGGACTTGCCCGTTATCCCAAAGGCACCTCAACCAAACCTTGGCAGCCGCAGGCCATCGGGTTTTATTTCTCGTCAGAGCCGAACACGGTCATTGATATCACCGGAACTTTCGAGCAGAAATTTGCTGCAATGGCCCAGCACCGCAGCCAGTTCAGTGATGAATTACTGGCCCTATACCGGCTCTACTTTGCAGAGAAAGGCCGGCAGTTGGCCCGAGATAAAGATTTCGAAATGGGGGAAGGGTTGAAGGTGTTGTCTCCGCTGCACATGCATTGCTTCGTGGATGCGAAACGGATCTGA